From the Quercus lobata isolate SW786 chromosome 6, ValleyOak3.0 Primary Assembly, whole genome shotgun sequence genome, one window contains:
- the LOC115994876 gene encoding translationally-controlled tumor protein homolog: protein MLVYQDLLTGDELLSDSFPYKEIQNGILWEVEGKWVVQGAVDVDIGANPSAEGGEDDEGVDDQAVKVVDIVDTFRLQEQPSFDKKQFVTFMKRYIKLLTPKLEGEQQDIFKKNIEGATKFLLSKLSDLQFFVGESMHDDGGLVFAYYKEGATDPTFLYFAHGLKEIKC from the exons ATGTTGGTTTACCAGGACCTCCTCACAG GTGATGAGCTGCTCTCGGACTCGTTTCCATACAAGGAAATTCAGAATGGAATTCTGTGGGAAGTTGAGGGAAAG TGGGTTGTTCAAGGTGCTGTTGATGTAGACATTGGTGCAAACCCTTCTGCTGAAGGTGGAGAAGATGATGAGGGTGTTGATGACCAGGCTGTTAAGGTTGTTGACATTGTTGACACCTTTAGGCTTCAG GAGCAACCTTCTTTTGATAAGAAGCAATTTGTCACATTCATGAAGAGATACATCAAGTTGTTGACACCCAAGCTTGAAGGGGAGCAACAAGATATCTTTAAGAAGAACATTGAGGGAGCAACCAAGTTCCTGCTTTCGAAGCTCAGTGACCTCCAATT TTTCGTGGGGGAGAGCATGCATGATGATGGCGGTCTTGTATTTGCCTATTACAAGGAAGGTGCCACTGACCCAACATTTTTGTACTTCGCCCATGGTCTGAAGGAGATCAAGTGCTAA